Sequence from the Miscanthus floridulus cultivar M001 chromosome 16, ASM1932011v1, whole genome shotgun sequence genome:
CCAAGTGCTCCAATCACCATAAGTGCTTAAGAGAAGATTAGGTgcttagcgtaggtgctttgcgaagtgcttaggttagtttgACCACCGCTttttgcgcttgctctaggttagGCCTAGTGTtaatgaggtttgcatacctcagAAAGCTCAGTGCTTGCGCGCTCCATTGTTGTACTCggcggggcttgtagtcttatgagaccacaccaactgtgtttgtggtgtggtcgccaccgtgtaccgaagggaacaaggtctATAGTGTTTTGGCCTGAAGCTTGATAGCAAAGGCGGTGGGAAGCGGTTCGAGAGAAGCTTGCCACAAGGCACATcaaagacccacttgcatgtggagaaggcccgaggctatcacggagttacccgactgggagcttagtccttgcgaggggctccaacaaggactagggaggAAGCTTGCACTCTTATCTATACAAcaataaaaataccggagtcatcgacgggatcggagtttgcatctctatctcAATTAAGCTTTCGCATTTTCATTGCTACATTGGTTGTGTGGTTTACCTTTcttagcttagttgataggctagtttttgcggtagagatagcaacacacctagcaaaaccatagttgcacatttagatagttcacttcttgcataggttttgcttagGTTGGAAACTAGAGGCCATAGTTAGacatagagttttaagttgcctaactcAACCCCCTCTTAGACGTCATAGTCCTTACACTTCCTCTGTCTATCCTTATTGTAGCTCACGAGGAACACATGTAGATCGGCAGCTTGCTTGGCCTCAATCTTTTGACAAAGATCATTGGGAAGCTCGTCGATTGATGTCGGATGCTTGATGTTCTTCGGGTTGAAAGGATCGGTGTGATCCCCTTTATCCTCAGGCTTACCGTCTTTCGACATGTTGGTAGTAGATTggatcttgttcttgttcttctccttcttccccagcggagtcaccaaaaagtgtgttgacgccAAATTGGGTCACACACCAGCAAGGGCTAGCTCACTTGAGGTTGCACACGACCTTGATTGCAGCAAGAACGCAACGAACCGATGAAACCAACCGAGAAGTCTTAGGCCGATTTTGAGCCCTTTCTTCACTTGATAGACTCCCAAACACCTCCCGGGAAGAGGCATCGGGGAGGAACACATGGAGGTTGTCCTAGGGTCGGCAAGACCACCTAGAATGCCGCCAAATATCGCTAGGAGACATGACGTACGAGTAACGAGGTAGAGAGAAAGTTAGGGAAAAAGAGTAGGTGTTGTGTTTTTTGACGGTTGGAAGTTGAAATCCTCGATGGGCCGTGATCCTCTCGTTTATATAAATATGGTGGTTTTATCCCAATAAGAAACAAGTTCCAAACGCAATCTCCAAGTTCACGTTTAAAATAGATCCAAAACCGATTTGAAAACAAATCAGTTCGGACAAGGCAGGAAAACCGGCCTGGCCAGTTTCTTCTTGCCAGGCACAGTGGCAGGCTGGGCACTTAACATAGAAACCGACCTAGCCGGATTGGGGCATAGGAACCGGCATGGCCGGTTTAGGCAGGGCAAGCCCAATTCCGTCCGTTTCTTTGCTTGTGCTTTGAATTTCATTGCACCAAATATTTTTCTAATACCTCCTTGGTGCCAAGAACTTATTAGCATTGTTCAATCTCCAAGTTGGCACATTTTTTGTGTCAACAGCAACCCTGCTTAATCTGTCTTAATTCCTGAAGGAATTCGACCTTTTGGTTACCCTGGGTCGATCCATACACCTTTTGAAGACCAACAGGATCAGGTGAATGATGTACCAGTTCGAAGAGACGTTCATCGAAAATACAAAATGGACGGATAGACGTTAGCAAATGGAATTAAGGAAGAAGACTTGTGCATAACAATGTTTCTCCAACTCaatttcagtttatttttttggTGTGTGGGTTCTGAACTTTAGTTTGAAGAATGAACTTGCTCCAAGTTTCTCTACTCGTACAGTCATATATGGGCCCACAATACAAATGCGTAATACAAACGCATTTCCTAAAATTCTCTACAATGCACGTGGCTTATGTGATGCACAAAGTTGTAGTAATGTTTGTCGGTGCTAGCTATCACACGAAATGATGAAAATCTCAACAGCAAATTTTTGGCACATTTTAGAGAAAATATTGCTACACGAATAGAAACAATTTCAATTTTCACGAAGGATTCTGGTAAAATTATGTACACATGCCACGGTGCCAGGTAGAAACACGAGAAGCACTGCACAGAAGTGCGCATTCCCCTCACAGAGGCTCAAACAACCACATTCAGACACTGCCGAGAAGGCTCCTCAGGTGATCGTAGCTGCTCGTTGGCTATACTGCGATCTTACCTTCCAACAAATGCTTAGGTGAACCATCAGCATAGGCTTCTAAACCTAGAAAAAAAATAACTTATGGCCTCGATCACGAATCTTCTCACTAAATTGCGCTACCAGGTATTTCTAGCTGTCATCTGTGAGGTTGATCCTCGGTTATCTGCTGCAGCGGCGGCGGGCTCGACATGATATGACCATAAACAAACTCATTCCACGTGTCCGGCACACCAGGGAGGCACCAGTGGATGCAATCCGCGAACTTCCTTGGGTTCGCCTTCTGCTCCGCCGTCAGCAGCTTCCCCTGCCGCAGGGTGTGCACAGAGGTGTGCGCATCCTTGCGGATCTCCGACATCGCAGTTATGTTGATGAAGTGCACCGGTACCTTCTTCATCGACCTCGTCAAGCGCTGAGCAGTCGCGAAGAGATCCCAATCCGTGCCCACCTCCAATTTTTTCGTGTAGTTGATTGCTGGCTGTGTCTCGGAGAAGCATTTTATGGCATTGGGGCTGCCCCAACCTTCACTCCTAGATCAAGACAATGAATGTGGCACCATTGGTCAGACCCAGCATTGCCAGAGTAGTACATTTGTGCAACAACAAATGGTCCAAGGCATTAACACTAAAAATAGCATCATGACAACCTGTATTTTGAAACCAACACCAATGTTGGGGGAAATTTTGCATCAAGGTATGGATACTTACTGCATATGTACTGGTGACACACTCATGAAAAGGACCGTTGTTCTCTTGGGATCTATGTGCGCCTCTACCCATCTAGACCATGTCTTGAGGACCTTCCGGTATGCCTCGACACGTTCTATTTCATCATACTTAACATGTTTCCTTGAAAAAGATCCACCATGCCTGTAGTCAAGGTAGCTTGTGTAAGCAGAATCAAACATATCCAGAACGTAAAGATCTTCGTATCACGTTcacgtaaaaaaaaaaaaaattcctaaGGTTGGTCCATTGGTCAGACACTGTTTTCATTGTTCGCGAGGATTCAAGGATTAATGTCTACAGTTACTCACAAAGTTTTCATCTGTGGTGTGTTCATCCACCAAATGTAAGTATTGAAGATCAGGTAGTCCACCCCTTCCCAATTTGCTGCATGCTTCGCGATCGATGTTGGCTTGATCATGCGGTCACTGATGCTATGAATGTCTGGGTCATCTGAGTTTGACTCCACAAGGAAAGGAGCCCAATAGAACTCAACTGTTGCATTGTACTCCTGAAACATTCCATGTAAATAATTCCATCAGGGTTAACCATAAGATGCATAAGTGAAGATAGAGAGTAAAATCTCAGCATAAACAGAATTTGAGCATTCTTATCCTTTTTTTTAAGTATTGAGGCTGGCAATGTGATTTACTAATACAAACACCATTTGATAAGGCTGATTCCAGCCGGATCTTCAATGCTCATTTATTCTATGATCTCTAATGGATTTCCACCACTACTCGATGAGTAAGTATCTAAGTACCTGAAGATGGAACACATTAAGAGAACCATTTTTGACAAGAGATTTTTTGTCCCATGGAGCCTCTGACTGTACCAGGCACACCATGGACTCCCACTGGTTCCGATTCAAAGAATCCCCCACAAACATCAGTCTTTTGTTCCTCAGCTTCTCCAGAAGCAACTTAGCTTCAAATCTGTAACAGAATTGTCAAAACACACATCAGTTTCATAACAAAATTTGCGCAAGATACATGTGAATCTGCTTTCAAGATTAAGCTTAGGCCACCATGGATTTGACAAGACTTTTCATGTGAGTTCTGCAACACTCTGGCTGAGCTACAAATCTATGGGTTTTTCAACAGTATCTTTTCTACAATTTAACATCTGCACGATCCATAATGATAATTATATGCATTTTCAAACCAGGAGGGCCCCTAAATCAAATGTCCTGATTCATTTGCATGAAAGTGATGCATAGCATAACTTCTCTCCAACTTGAAATATACAACCATGGCCCATGGTGGGGACACTAAACATCCAACAAAACTCACTTGTCATAGAATAGACAACATGCAACAAAACTTACATGTCATAGAATTTCGGGAAGTAGTTATCGCACAAGTTGTGTCCAGATTCACGGTGGCTACTGATCAATGTGACTCAATGTGAAGTACAAATTTCTGATAAATTTCCTATGTTTTGAAGGTTAAGTCATGTAATATGTAGCAGGGGAACAGATCACACCAAAGAGCATGCAAGTAACGATGCTTGCTTGTGCGCTACATATTTATTGAATGCATTACCTAAATTATATGGAGTGAATAATACTGTAAGTAAGCTCAAGAGCTTATAAGCTCCATGCATTTGAAAATAAATATACTAACAATTAGTAAACTGTGATGTGAGTGTGACTAATTGTGCTCAACACTGATACATGTGAGCCCAGCCTTACCCAATTTGAAAGGTTCTAGGGTATATAAACAAATGTTGCTCAATTATTAGCTCATGTTTTGGTTGATTTTTTAGTATGAAGTAGGGTATTCACCAATTTAGAGCAACTCAAAGAGACTCTTTATATCCTTCATAGTTTATCAGAATAGAGATTTTGATGGAAAAATACCCTCCAACAGCTTCTTTAATTGGATCTTCAAATATAGACATCCTCTATTCCgaatttctcgctagccaaagatggAGAGCGAAGATGGCTCCTTAGAGTGCGCACAAGATATAGAGAAGTTGTTGGAgggtacaaagatatagaaaacgattttactcagatgactctccaaatgatgatttaaagagtaaattttagaaatactcttggagatgctttaCCAACAAATATTTGAAGTGCAGATAGTTGTTAGCAGTTAGTTAGAACTAGAAGTTGATGCCACGTCATGCAACAACTCCcactgttttttttctttttcttttttagattCCAAACCCATTACCTCCACATTCAACTTTCTCTAACAAACAGAACTTCTCTATCAAACAATAAATTGCTTAATATATTACAAGAAAGACCAGAGCTTGATGTGAGTGCGGTCTCTTTTTCTCATCAATTATAACACCTAACAAATTAAGTACCCCATATACAAATCTTAGTTGCCAAGAAACACAGCTAATGAGCACAAACTTTAACAGATCAACTTCACCTAACGTACTCTGCAGTCTAGATGCAGGGCAACCCTGTACAGCCACTTGTGTTGATGAAAATTTGAGGCTACTAACGACATTGGCGGAGCTCTGCGAAAACTAAGCACAAACACTCTAGATTGCACTGACAACCATTGCAACAGTAAGATGAAAGGGTTATAAGTTACAGCAAGGCTACACTATGAGATGCTGGTAATGCTGGAAGCTGTATTATTTTTCATCCATAATTAGTTGTTACTACAATCATGAAAAATTGGGGCAATTGGTAGTGTTTTATAGTGAGTAATGGTGTTGAGACATGGATTGGAACAAGATGAGATAGCTACAATACACCTGTACTCCTGGCGCAAATGCGCATCCGCAGACAAGTTGGGCGTATCACCACGTCCACACAGAGCGCAAAAGAAAAATAAGACGAAACCACACCCCCAGATGCAGACACGGACGGATCCGCTCAACAGACGCAGGTTCTAAACAGAAAAGAAAGCGCGAAGTGATCTGGCCACCCGCAGCCGCCCATGCGGAGCACGCGTCCACAACCCGCTTTCCAGTAATCCAGTCCGCAAGCGAAAGCGCGCACGCACCTACCCTACGTGCGCCGACGTACACGTATACGTATAGACACCGCATGTGTAGAAAGGGGAAAAGGATAAACGGAATGCAGTGGCAGGCAAGCAAGGAAGCAAGGCGGTGGTTGTACCTGGGGAGGTCGCAGCCGTCGGGCTGCCAGCGCCACTTCTGGTAGTCGTCGTCGCGGCGGCCGTTGCGCGTGCAGGTGACCTGCTCCGTGAGGAAGCTGCAGTCGGACTCCTTGTACAGCGGCGCGCGGGACTCGTCGTACACCCAGCGGCCCTTGTACAGGTCACAGGTCCCCGGGGACTGCTCCtgcgcgccgccgtcgccgtggccTCCGCTCCCTCCCTGCACCGCCTCCTCGATCAGCGGCGCGTCCTGCAGGGAGCTCCCGGCCGTCGCTCCAGGCTTCGCTGCGCCCTCCTCCTGCCGCTCGTGCGGGGTCGGGTCGGCCCGATCCGCGCCGTCAACTGGCGCCAACTCCGCCGCCCGCGCCGGCGGCGCGAGCGCGTctacggccgccgccgccgcctcctcctgcaCGAAGAAACGGAAACCACCGTAGGTTTAGCTTACAGACAGCAGCCAACCAACCGAGCGAGCGAGAGGTTAGCAGGAACAGGAGCGGTAGGTGCCGACCATCGCGACGCTGGAGACGGCGGTGGCGCCGTCGTTGTCGGAGGAGGAGAGCTTGGCGTAGTTCGTCAGGCCGCCGTGCCTCCGCAGGGAGGCGGCGATGTGGGCGCTGTCGTAGAGCACGGAGACCCCCAGCAGCGCGGCGAGCGCGAAGACCGCGGCCACCTGCACCCGCCTGCTGGGCACCCCGACAGCGAGCGGCCCGGCCCCGCCCTTCCGCCGCGGGATCCGCATCGGCGCGCGCGGGACGGAACCGACTCGATCGCCGGCCGCAGCTGGAATTGGGGGTTCCGCCTTCCACGACCGGCTGGACTCGCCTGCTGTATTCCCGCCGGGGACAGCCGCGGTTGATTCGCCTCCTCcgacggccgcggcggcgggggcTGCAACTGCTAGCAGGAACGGCAGGCAGCGGCAGGCCGGCAGCTTTCTTCGCTTTGCTCGGGTTCCTCGATGTTTATTTATGAGGCGGGGCACGCTCTTCAAGAGGGAGCGAAGGACAAGCGGGGCGGGTGGGCGCCACCCCGCGGGGTAGGGCAGGATGTGGTGTGGGCCCATGGGTAGCGGAATgcgtggaggggaggaggggCAAACGGGGTTCGGCGATTTTGGCAAGCCTGGGTGCTTTGTGAGCTATGATACGTCTTAATCTAAAATGGGTAGTCAGATATTTAAAATTAGTCTCTAATAAAGTATATATATAAGAGATATTTGAGAGACATAATTTAAATATGGatattattttttctaaaaatttattTGCAGAAACGATTCTTTTTTAGGTCTTATTAATGAAAAAGATATCAAATAGGATATTAAATCTTTTGTGGACAAATCATGTATTTTGGGTGTTGCTGAGATAGCCTGACGCCCTCTCCGCGGACTGCAGGGTTTTTACTTTATGGCCCAAAGTGGGGTCCGGATAAATAAAAGTACTAGTAGGATCAATTATGGCCCAAAGTGCACGGTAATTAAGCGATTCTTCGCTTGCCGCCGTGCATAATCGCAGGAGGACGGTCCGGGTAATAAGTGGTAACGGTCAAAAGTGGCGCACTGCTCCATGCGACCGAGACGGCTGGTGCTGCCTTTGTGTTTTGTGTTGGAGCAGCCGAGCAGGGAAGGTGATTGTGCTTCCAGGAAAGAAATACTCTACTCCATAATATATCGTGCTTCATCCATGTCATTGTTCATTTTCTTGTAGGATTTCGGTGACCTCTCTTTAGATCATTTTTGGATCTATGTAGATAATACCTATTTGTTAATAGTTATCTCTTAGCCGAACTTCTACACAATAACTAGTTAGAACAAATCAGATAATAGCAGTTAATCGTTATGTTGGTAGTATTTTTCATTAGCTATGTATCCAAACACCTTCCAACTAATAGGTTAGTTAATAGTTAACTAGCTAATATTAAATATGacctattagctagctaactattagaaGATAATGAACCCAAGAAGGATCTTCGAATTGGGAAGAAAATATTCCTAGGAGTCTACATAGGCAGTACTACTCGTGGAATACGTAACTCACTCTGTCTAGAAAAGTGATAAGCGTATTTATAACTTCGTTTAGAAATAATGGCCATTttcgttttgctgaaatttggcttatgctcatttattgtgagagaaaaatattgtttgttcgCTAAAATGTACTGTTGAACTAGTGCTGAAGAACAAGACGAATATGTATACTTAATCCAGGAAAAAGTCAAATCTTACAATTTTATCAACAATTTGTTATATACGGGACATGAAATTTGCACTAATAGATTTGTATTTGAAGTAATTATGAGATGATATTAATTTTTTAGCAATTGACTATATATTATAAGGGAAATCAATAATTAATGTCACATCCCAAAGTAGTTCCAACTAAAACCCTTTAATAAAAATTCTCTAAAATCACTGAACAAATGTTCTCAAGCTCTCAAATATCGCTTTATGGTTCTCTAGATGAATCCTAGCATTCTCAACTGGGACAAGGACCCCAAACTCGTAGCTCAATCTTCTAAATCTCACAAAGTCGATCAAACGAAGTCAACTTGGAGTCAACAACAGTCAAAATTATATATTCAAATTTTGATCCAAACATGATTAATTATACGATGGATTATTCTTGATTACCATAATTTTCATAATCCAGGTGAGGCCAGATTACAGgggattctggatgctgaatgtTCTTCTAGCCCTGAAGTGACTGTCCAACTTATCAAACTATAAAGGATAAGATAGGAATTTCAGAATTTCTTATTTTAACCAACCATAACCGATCATTATAATCCATCGACCCAAACATACTGATTATTATAATCTACAATCTTACTATAATAATTAAGTTGTGATCTAAACTGGGCTACACCATATACACATGCTGTGAAAAATTAAAGCTGTATCGACCTCAACCATTTAATGCTCCTAAACACGCTGTTTGCAACCTTGTAATTATGGCTGGGCATTTTATTTGACTAGTATAGCACAAAAACAGTTCGACGAAACGAGGCGTATTCTTGCACGCCCGCATGCTATGGTGCAAGACTACAAAATGATTTTTGTTCTGGAGTTGGCCAAGGCGCCTAGCCGACAGAAAAATCAGGCGGAGAGTCGCCTTCTGAATTCTGATTCGTCTCTCGCTGGGTGGCCTGGCCTGGACGGTTCTTTCTTGAAGCCTGCTCTGTTTGCCGGCAGTCTCACCGTTATCCAGCGTAACATTTTAAGGGCTTACGCTTAAAATGTTACGGTGGTGGACGACACCGTAACACTTAACCGGTGGTGGACAGGCCCAGGCGGTCCTCCCCCTCTCTGTAAAAGCGTAAAGTGTGGACGGTTGCACGAGAAAGCAAAGGGCGCGGAGCCAAATGGTGGGctattagactgtctccaacagacTACCCAAATCGTGACCCATCCGCATTTTAGGTAGCGCACAGTGCTTTTACGTAGAAAAATCATCCTCCAACGGACTACCCAAACACGGCAGCCATTTTGCCTCCGACGAAACACGGGACGCAAATTTGCGTCCTCTCTCGTTCCTTTGCGTCTCCTCCGGCGGGTCCCACCACCACGAGCTCGGGGACGACCGGAGCAGGGGCGGAGCTCGGGGACGACCGTCGCCagggccgagctcgcccgcgccgggaCGGAGcgcgccggggcggagctcgcccgcgccggggccaagctcgcccgcgccggggccgagctcgccggggccgagctcgccggggcggagcgcgccggggccgagctcgcccgcgcttgcgTCTCCTCCGGCGGGTCCCACCACCACGAGCTCGGGGACGACCGGAgccggggcggagctcggggACGACCGtcgccggggcggagctcgcccgcgccggggccgagctcaccggggcggagctcgcccgcgccgggaCGGAGCGCGCCGGGGCCAAGCTCGCCCGCGCCGGGGCGGAGcgcgccggggccgagctcgccgggGCGGAGtgcgccggggccgagctcgccgggGTGGAGGTTTGCGTCCTCGGTTGCGTCCTCGGTTGGAAAACGGGAGTTTTGTCTGCCTATCCATTCTACTGTGCGTGACCCAATCTACCGAATAGGTCTCACGTTTAGGTCTTggtcgttggagacagtcttactgGGCAAAATCCTACCGGACGTTTTCCTCTGTTGTCAGTCCTTGTACGGTAGGCGAACGGGTCCAAGTGTCCAACATCAGACAATCCTTGTACTGTAGGCCCCCGAGTCCCCGGATCCAACATCGTGGCCTATGCCCCTATTCACTTAGCTGATAAACCATGACTAAAAATATTATTGATTGAtttgttgttagagaaaaatattattcgttggctgaaaagtatggcttataagctaaacgAACAGGACGCTAAATGATAGGGCCGGATGCTGCAGATTTATGGGCAGACTCTGCTCCACAGTCGAGCTCCGTCACTTTCAGTGATAAATAATAGAGTTGGTTTTAATTTTTAAGGTGCAAGGTGTTTGATTTCTTACTAAAACTTAGTCCCTGTCACATAACGGTGGATTATTACTTGGCAAAATCCTACCGGACGTTTTCCTCTGTTGACAGTCCTTGTACTGTAGGCGAACGGGTCCAAGTGTCCAACATGAGACAATAGTCGTGGCCTAAATGGTAGGGCCGGATGCTCAGTCGAGCTCCGTCACTTTCAGTAATAAATAATAGAGTTGGTTTTATTTTTTAAGGCGCGGGAGTATTTGGTTTCCTACTAAAATTTAGTGTCTATCACATCGAAAATttagatacatgcatggagtattaaatatagactaattataaaactaattatatagattaagactaatttatgagataaatctattaagcctaaatagactcatgtttagtctttctaattagtattaaatatccgatgtgacatctactaaactttagtccctggatTAGTGCTACTCACTGTCttgtagggcctgtttggttcatgTTAAAAACCTAGTTTGGCTAGCCATCTAAACCAGGATAGCTAAAGCCTACCTCCAGCAATGCAAGATACACTTGTTTGTTGCGTGGACGCTTAACCTATATAAGAAATGGTGTGTTTGGTTGTCTGTTTTGCGTTGTATAGAATCACCAAACTTTTGGACTGGTGAGTTCACCTCCTTTGAAACATTTCGTCAAACATGTGTGGTGCATCACCTACTCGCAGTAGTTGGTGGTGGCTTCGTGAACAGTCTGTGTCAGTGTGAAAAGTGactaactagtaaatatttatcgttttaccgtacgttgtgattagatgtggcctaacactcaatgacacagggtttatattggttcaggcaatgcgccctacgtccagtttgagttagtcggtgactttattcctgagcccaggtgctcaaagtttgttgtaaggttacaaacgagagggaataAGATGGagggtatcagaggtccggtcgaactccagaccgaagggccaagaatGACGGGAGCTTCgacgtgcgctaagtgttcgagcgtatgCTCTGTCTAGCTTTAGAATTCTAGAGCCAAGCAGATAGAATCAGACCAATCCGTTTGTTGTTCGTTGGAATCGTCGGTTATTCCAATCGATCGTccccttttggagagagcgcatccccttttatagatgaagggggcggctttacaagagagagtgtgagagaaagagtgtgtgtgctacATAGTCTTGGTGCCCACGCCGTCGGATACAAGGTGGTTtagcggcgcccacaatactgttgatggctggatgcatgtggttggttccactgcattcttctggtatggcaaatgtcaacGCTTACCATATtataggataaatgtcggcgctCATAACATTATTCACGTTCTGACACATCTGGAAGGTTgcagagcacccttctgacatgacctgatagtactatcctgcaggtgtgtagggtacggtcctcagtaTTGCATTTGACTTGAGAGCcttgccttacttgctccgcctgattctttgggttgttaccgagcgggcatccccgtttGGTCGTTTCCCAAtcggctccgaccacgttggtcgaagaagagctataagcagagatTCGGTGTACTCCTGGCCGGAGAAgcaggctagagtcagaagcgagcgtcatcctctcctttgccaggccttccgatcagagaggcgggccagagtcggaagtgagcgtcgtcctctccttggccaggccttttggtcggagaggtgggtcagagtcggaagcgagcgtcgttcctccttagctaggcctttcggtcagagaggtgggctagagtcagaagcgagcattgtcctctcctcggctaggccttccgatcggagaggtgggccggagtcggaagcgagcgtcgttcctccttggccaggccttctggtcagagaggcgggccgaagTCAGAAGCGAACGTCGTTCCTCGTTAGCTAGGCATTTCGGTCGGAGActagatcgcccttctggcctgtcgttggGTTTTTGGgttggcccaggagttgcgcgtcattcGCAACGTTGTCAGCTGGGTTGAGATTTTGCTGGGAAGCAAGTCCATGAGGgtccctgggtttatgaacccgacaggagcccccgagcccccgggcaattcAGGTAGAAttatctgggggatttttgttttgacagcgggtgcacgtgagcgcacccgcgggtgtagcccccgagttcctgggcgattcgggtagaatcgtttgggggTTTTTCGTTTTGCCAGCGGGGGAATTTTTGTTT
This genomic interval carries:
- the LOC136513096 gene encoding xylan O-acetyltransferase 5-like translates to MRIPRRKGGAGPLAVGVPSRRVQVAAVFALAALLGVSVLYDSAHIAASLRRHGGLTNYAKLSSSDNDGATAVSSVAMEEAAAAAVDALAPPARAAELAPVDGADRADPTPHERQEEGAAKPGATAGSSLQDAPLIEEAVQGGSGGHGDGGAQEQSPGTCDLYKGRWVYDESRAPLYKESDCSFLTEQVTCTRNGRRDDDYQKWRWQPDGCDLPRFEAKLLLEKLRNKRLMFVGDSLNRNQWESMVCLVQSEAPWDKKSLVKNGSLNVFHLQEYNATVEFYWAPFLVESNSDDPDIHSISDRMIKPTSIAKHAANWEGVDYLIFNTYIWWMNTPQMKTLHGGSFSRKHVKYDEIERVEAYRKVLKTWSRWVEAHIDPKRTTVLFMSVSPVHMQSEGWGSPNAIKCFSETQPAINYTKKLEVGTDWDLFATAQRLTRSMKKVPVHFINITAMSEIRKDAHTSVHTLRQGKLLTAEQKANPRKFADCIHWCLPGVPDTWNEFVYGHIMSSPPPLQQITEDQPHR